The genomic region TGAATTTGTCAGCataaaaaatgtacataaaagTAGACAACAAAACTATGTATTAGACTCCAATACaaataatatcaaatatttagtatttgttaacattaataataaaatatgtaaatatttatgtagcCAATTTTCATTATCAAGTTTGTTTTGGTTAAAACATTTGCTATTACTTATGTAGACCTTTTTTACCTCTACATTAAACTATTAATAATAGATTtaatttaatctaaaaaaaacgtCTTCCTTATCAGTCAAAtgacaaagaaaacaacaataatttgttgCCAATATGTATAattgtacaatttttatatttttccaaaactaAATGAcccttaaacaaaaacaaaaaaataaaatgataatctttttatgaaacaaattgATACCGTACACAAGCCCCAAAAAAACTGGGGCTCGtagaaaaagtgtaaaaacaaatttatttaatcttcAATTGCATTTGGTGGGTAGCGGTTCGAGTGATATTTgtagatttcaaaaaaataaaattttattagaataagacaaaatttaattaaattctgtgtgtattttttcaaaatagtgTTGTTGATTTTACTCCAACTGCCGAAAATATGTCTGAAGCCAAATTAATTTCGGGTACACAAGTGGCCAAGTGAGTTATCAAATCAAAATGAAAtctaacattaaaattaaagtgtttaatggaaatttttaaaaactgtttttatttttttgcaacacTCTAGTGAAATACGTGAATCTTTAAAGCAACAGGTGttagaattgaaaaataaattacccAATTTTGCTCCCGGTTTACGTATTGTTCAAGTCGGCGGTCGCGAGGATTCCAATGTTTATATTCGCATGAAAATTAAGGCTGCCAATGAAATTGGCATTGCTGTTGAACATGTTAAATTGCCAAGTACTACAACAGAATTGGAATTGTTAGATAAGGTAAGTAAAAAGATGTTGTGAATTACATAAGTTTTAGTTGGCATTTTAggaaataaacatatatattaaaatagtgtttGAGAGAAATTTGAAGAGCGAAATAATAGAAGTTCAAAATATGTCTTCATACAACGTCCAATAgaagtaca from Lucilia cuprina isolate Lc7/37 unplaced genomic scaffold, ASM2204524v1 Scaffold_7688, whole genome shotgun sequence harbors:
- the LOC124421244 gene encoding C-1-tetrahydrofolate synthase, cytoplasmic-like; the protein is MSEAKLISGTQVANEIRESLKQQVLELKNKLPNFAPGLRIVQVGGREDSNVYIRMKIKAANEIGIAVEHVKLPSTTTELELLDK